A part of Silvimonas soli genomic DNA contains:
- a CDS encoding HAD family hydrolase, whose protein sequence is MSFPPLQAAIFDMDGLMLDTERIAIDCWMAAAGELNLPLHECVPYGMVGMHMSKVPDYLRLELGSDAPVQDLIDATHACYLKATAVAIPHRPGVRDLLEWLKQRGIPCAVATSSRRSVAEHHLQEAGLWPYFEFAVCGDEIEHPKPAPDIYLKASASLGRLPQECVAFEDSNFGIAAAHSAGCRVIMVPDLRPPSAETLALGVPVVESLNAAQFIVDQWLSAQTV, encoded by the coding sequence ATGTCTTTCCCACCTTTGCAAGCCGCCATCTTCGATATGGACGGTTTGATGCTGGACACCGAGCGCATCGCCATTGACTGCTGGATGGCTGCCGCTGGCGAACTCAATCTCCCACTACATGAATGTGTGCCCTACGGCATGGTCGGCATGCACATGAGCAAGGTTCCGGATTATCTGCGGCTGGAACTCGGTTCTGATGCACCGGTGCAAGACTTGATCGACGCCACCCACGCCTGCTACCTGAAAGCGACTGCAGTCGCCATTCCCCATCGCCCCGGGGTGCGCGATTTGCTGGAATGGCTCAAACAACGCGGTATTCCCTGCGCGGTAGCGACATCGTCACGGCGCAGCGTGGCTGAGCATCACCTGCAAGAAGCAGGTCTGTGGCCTTACTTTGAGTTTGCCGTGTGTGGCGATGAAATCGAACATCCCAAGCCTGCGCCCGATATCTATCTCAAAGCCAGCGCCAGCCTTGGCCGCTTACCGCAAGAATGCGTGGCTTTTGAGGATTCCAATTTTGGTATCGCCGCAGCCCATAGCGCCGGGTGCCGCGTGATTATGGTGCCAGATTTGCGTCCGCCGTCGGCCGAAACCCTGGCGCTGGGTGTACCGGTGGTCGAATCGCTCAATGCCGCGCAGTTCATTGTTGATCAATGGCTGAGCGCGCAGACGGTCTGA
- the dut gene encoding dUTP diphosphatase, which produces MSTLDIKILDERLKDNLPAYATPGAAGLDLRACLAAPLELAPGATALVPSGMAIHLADPGLAAMIIPRSGLGHKHGIVLGNLVGLIDSDYQGQVFVSVWNRGNHSFTIQPLERIAQLVVVPVVQVELNIVESFEESSRGEGGFGSTGKH; this is translated from the coding sequence ATGAGCACGCTCGACATCAAAATTCTGGATGAACGCCTGAAAGACAATCTGCCCGCCTACGCCACGCCAGGCGCAGCCGGGCTGGACTTGCGTGCTTGTCTGGCGGCACCGCTTGAACTGGCGCCAGGCGCTACCGCGTTGGTGCCATCGGGTATGGCGATTCACCTGGCAGACCCGGGCTTGGCCGCGATGATTATTCCGCGCTCAGGTTTGGGCCATAAGCACGGCATCGTGCTGGGTAATCTGGTGGGTCTGATTGATTCGGATTACCAGGGCCAGGTGTTTGTATCGGTGTGGAATCGCGGCAATCATTCGTTCACGATTCAACCGCTGGAGCGCATTGCGCAATTGGTGGTAGTGCCTGTAGTACAAGTGGAACTCAATATTGTTGAGTCGTTTGAAGAAAGCAGCCGCGGCGAAGGTGGCTTTGGCAGTACCGGCAAGCACTAA
- the radC gene encoding RadC family protein → MAISDWPAAERPREKLLERGAQALSDAELLAIFLRVGIVGLSAVDLARLLLTEFGSLNGVFSAPRAAFGKIAGMGDAKYAQLQAVQEMARRALREDMAQTDVLTSPQAVRDYLGLLLRNRQVECFIALMLDAGHRVTSVVELSQGSVNQAHVYPQELARHALHHHASAVIVAHNHPSGRATPSAADVSLTGRLHQGLALLDIRLLDHFLVAGNQVYSFAEHGHL, encoded by the coding sequence ATGGCAATCAGTGACTGGCCCGCCGCCGAACGGCCGCGCGAAAAACTGCTGGAACGCGGCGCACAAGCGTTATCCGATGCCGAACTATTGGCGATCTTTCTGCGCGTGGGCATTGTCGGGCTCAGTGCTGTGGATCTGGCGCGGCTGTTGCTCACCGAATTCGGCTCACTCAATGGTGTATTCAGCGCGCCTCGGGCGGCGTTTGGCAAGATCGCAGGGATGGGTGACGCCAAGTACGCGCAATTGCAAGCCGTGCAGGAAATGGCCCGTCGTGCGCTGCGAGAAGACATGGCGCAAACCGATGTGCTGACCAGCCCGCAAGCGGTGCGCGACTATCTCGGTTTATTGCTACGCAACCGGCAGGTGGAGTGTTTTATCGCACTGATGCTGGATGCAGGTCATCGAGTCACCAGTGTGGTGGAACTCTCACAAGGCAGCGTCAATCAGGCCCACGTTTACCCACAGGAACTGGCGCGGCATGCCTTGCACCATCATGCCAGCGCGGTGATCGTCGCCCACAACCATCCTTCTGGTCGCGCTACGCCTTCCGCCGCGGATGTCTCGCTTACCGGCAGGCTGCACCAGGGGCTGGCGTTGCTGGATATTCGCTTGCTGGATCATTTCCTGGTTGCGGGCAACCAGGTGTACTCCTTCGCCGAGCACGGCCATTTATAG
- a CDS encoding CHAD domain-containing protein yields the protein MGKRKQWIKQQSAQAQQLVRLHRAVCRKGDEAALHQFRIGLRSLRIQLTPLASHRQAIAKLLTLMKQAGSATNALRDRDALLELIATWPQPLTEPLITQINDSALPRAQTLRQLRLKGFDRHVEALPELLQKSLPGKRKLTQRIRQTARVLRHKSGRQLVGLDEQADVANWHAARVTVKKLRYLHEHLQQWLPRRWRALPGAAKPAQEALGHLHDLDVLNEKYGGQFSPELTLYWQQQRVKALAEADQAARSLLHALARDSAMAPHLS from the coding sequence ATGGGCAAGCGCAAGCAATGGATCAAACAGCAAAGCGCGCAGGCGCAGCAACTGGTGCGTTTACATCGCGCCGTTTGCCGCAAAGGTGACGAAGCCGCGCTGCACCAGTTCCGCATTGGCCTGCGCAGCCTGCGTATTCAACTCACGCCGCTCGCCAGCCACCGTCAGGCAATCGCCAAACTTCTGACCTTGATGAAGCAGGCAGGATCGGCCACCAACGCGTTGCGCGATCGGGATGCCTTGCTCGAACTGATCGCCACCTGGCCGCAACCGTTAACTGAGCCACTCATAACCCAAATCAACGATAGCGCCCTGCCCCGCGCTCAAACGTTGCGCCAGTTGCGGCTAAAAGGCTTTGACCGGCACGTCGAGGCGCTGCCCGAGCTGTTGCAAAAGTCCTTGCCGGGCAAACGCAAGCTGACCCAGCGCATCCGCCAGACCGCACGTGTTTTGCGGCACAAATCAGGTCGCCAGTTGGTTGGTCTGGACGAACAGGCGGATGTGGCCAACTGGCACGCCGCACGCGTCACCGTAAAAAAATTACGCTATTTACATGAGCATCTGCAGCAGTGGTTGCCCAGGCGTTGGCGCGCCCTGCCCGGCGCGGCCAAACCGGCGCAAGAAGCGCTCGGGCATCTGCATGATCTAGACGTGCTGAACGAGAAATACGGTGGCCAGTTTTCGCCGGAACTAACTCTATACTGGCAACAGCAGCGCGTTAAAGCGCTGGCCGAAGCCGATCAGGCGGCACGCTCGCTGCTACACGCTCTCGCTCGCGACTCTGCCATGGCACCCCATCTATCATGA
- a CDS encoding acyl-CoA dehydrogenase codes for MTALICVAVVLVAFLLVAYLRAPLWFSSLLVLLGTVYSVAAHGASVIFAVVVVVVLAVLNLKPLRRAIITGPLFSVFKKITPPMSQTEQEAVDAGTVWWDRDLFSGKPDYSRLHSFPAPKLTAEEQAFIDGPTEQLCAMLDDWKITHDTKDLSPEAWQFIKDNGFLGMIIKKEYGGKEFSNLAHARVVTKIATRSGSAAVTVMVPNSLGPGELLQHYGTEAQKNYYLPRLAKGIEIPCFALTSPEAGSDAGGIPDYGVVTRGSYTDPRTGERHEDVLGIRVSWEKRYITLGPIATILGMAFKLYDPDGLLGDKKDIGITCALIPTEHEGVQIGRRHYPGTSVFQNGPNWGKDVFIPMDWVIGGKDYVGQGWRMLVECLSVGRCISLPAMSVASGKLSSWTTGAYARIRNQFGLAIGKFEGVDEALGRIGGFTYQMDAAQSLALTGLDLGEKPSVLSGILKYHNTERMRKCINDAMDVHAGKAVCIGPNNYLAHGYQAIPVAITVEGANILTRSMIIFGQGAIRCHPYVLTELRAAMGNDGAAFDGAVIGHIGFTISNAVRSLLMGLTCGRFIGSPKSGATAVFYRNTTRMSSAFAFAADMGMASLGGSLKFKEKLSARLGDALSNLYIATAVLKKYQDEGATAEDLPLMQWAAQTALYDCQTALDGFLNNHPNRALAWLMRRIVFPLGLTLRTAPDEVGTRIARLLMEPSASRDRLTEFMYKPTAETDPVGVLDHALKAVIATEAVEGKLRKASRGGQLTGLTSHAQLADAQTKGLITQEEFSAITRARQLKRAVIMVDDFDSQLRNPDPEVTTRSVF; via the coding sequence ATGACCGCGCTCATCTGTGTGGCTGTTGTACTGGTCGCGTTCCTGCTGGTGGCGTATCTGCGCGCCCCGTTGTGGTTTAGTTCGCTGCTGGTTTTGCTGGGTACTGTTTATTCCGTGGCGGCGCACGGCGCTTCTGTGATCTTTGCTGTGGTCGTTGTGGTGGTATTGGCTGTTCTGAACCTCAAACCATTGCGCCGCGCCATCATCACTGGCCCGTTGTTTTCCGTCTTCAAAAAAATCACCCCGCCAATGTCGCAGACCGAGCAAGAAGCGGTTGATGCCGGCACCGTGTGGTGGGATCGTGATTTGTTCTCGGGCAAGCCGGATTACAGCCGCCTGCACAGTTTTCCGGCGCCCAAGCTGACTGCCGAAGAACAAGCGTTTATTGATGGCCCGACCGAGCAGCTGTGCGCCATGCTCGACGACTGGAAGATCACCCACGACACCAAAGATTTGTCGCCTGAAGCCTGGCAGTTCATCAAGGACAACGGCTTCCTGGGCATGATCATCAAGAAAGAATATGGCGGTAAAGAATTCTCCAATCTGGCGCACGCTCGCGTGGTGACCAAGATTGCTACGCGCAGTGGTTCTGCTGCAGTAACGGTGATGGTGCCGAACTCGCTCGGACCGGGCGAATTGCTGCAGCACTACGGTACTGAAGCACAAAAGAACTACTACCTGCCGCGTCTGGCCAAAGGTATCGAGATTCCGTGTTTCGCGCTGACCAGCCCGGAAGCCGGTTCTGATGCCGGTGGTATCCCGGATTACGGCGTAGTCACGCGTGGCAGCTATACCGATCCGCGCACTGGCGAGCGTCATGAAGACGTGCTGGGTATTCGCGTGTCTTGGGAAAAGCGTTACATCACGCTGGGCCCGATCGCCACGATCCTGGGTATGGCTTTCAAGCTGTATGACCCGGATGGTCTGCTGGGCGACAAGAAAGACATTGGTATTACCTGCGCGTTGATCCCGACCGAGCACGAAGGCGTGCAGATCGGCCGTCGCCACTATCCTGGTACTTCGGTGTTCCAGAACGGTCCGAACTGGGGTAAGGACGTGTTTATCCCGATGGATTGGGTTATTGGTGGCAAGGATTACGTCGGCCAGGGCTGGCGCATGCTGGTGGAATGTCTGTCGGTGGGCCGTTGTATCTCGCTGCCAGCCATGTCTGTGGCGTCCGGCAAGTTGTCGTCGTGGACTACCGGTGCTTATGCCCGCATCCGTAACCAGTTTGGTCTGGCGATTGGCAAGTTTGAAGGTGTGGATGAAGCACTGGGCCGTATCGGTGGCTTTACCTACCAGATGGACGCCGCGCAAAGCCTGGCGCTGACTGGCCTGGATCTGGGCGAAAAGCCATCCGTGCTGTCCGGCATCTTGAAGTACCACAACACCGAACGCATGCGTAAGTGCATCAACGATGCCATGGACGTGCACGCCGGCAAGGCTGTGTGTATCGGCCCGAACAACTACCTGGCACACGGTTATCAGGCGATCCCGGTGGCGATCACCGTGGAAGGCGCCAACATCCTGACCCGTTCGATGATCATCTTTGGTCAGGGCGCGATCCGTTGCCATCCGTATGTGCTGACCGAATTGCGTGCGGCGATGGGCAACGACGGCGCGGCATTCGATGGCGCAGTAATTGGCCACATCGGCTTCACGATTTCCAACGCGGTGCGTTCGCTGTTAATGGGGCTGACTTGCGGTCGCTTTATCGGCAGCCCGAAATCCGGCGCAACCGCTGTGTTCTATCGCAACACCACACGGATGTCCTCAGCGTTTGCCTTCGCCGCAGACATGGGTATGGCTTCGCTGGGCGGTAGCCTCAAGTTCAAGGAAAAGCTCTCCGCCCGCCTGGGTGATGCGCTGTCCAATCTGTATATCGCCACCGCCGTACTGAAAAAATATCAGGACGAAGGTGCAACGGCTGAAGACTTGCCGCTGATGCAATGGGCTGCCCAAACCGCGCTGTATGACTGCCAGACCGCGCTGGATGGTTTCCTCAATAACCACCCGAACCGCGCCCTGGCATGGCTGATGCGCCGCATTGTGTTCCCGCTGGGTCTGACCCTGCGCACAGCGCCGGATGAAGTCGGTACCCGCATCGCTCGTCTGCTGATGGAGCCTTCTGCCAGCCGCGATCGCCTGACTGAGTTCATGTACAAGCCGACCGCCGAGACTGATCCGGTCGGTGTCTTGGATCACGCCCTCAAGGCCGTGATCGCCACTGAAGCAGTGGAAGGCAAGCTGCGCAAGGCGAGTCGCGGTGGCCAACTGACCGGCTTGACCTCGCACGCCCAGCTGGCCGATGCCCAGACCAAGGGTTTGATTACACAAGAAGAATTCTCTGCCATTACCCGTGCTCGGCAGCTCAAGCGTGCCGTGATCATGGTGGACGATTTTGACAGCCAGTTGCGTAACCCGGATCCGGAAGTAACGACCCGCAGCGTTTTCTAA
- a CDS encoding Hpt domain-containing protein, with amino-acid sequence MTSQFQSEYNRLNALGAVAGDADLLAEILGVFLSDVPTRLQTLESAASAEDFGTVAHEAHAIKGSCGTIAAHANMQRMQALEYAARQGDGATVAEIWMACMGEMQRLLQDLHVEYENLRRHGDDPAR; translated from the coding sequence ATGACCAGCCAATTCCAATCTGAATACAACCGCCTAAATGCGCTTGGCGCGGTAGCTGGCGACGCCGATTTGCTGGCAGAAATACTTGGCGTGTTTTTATCGGATGTACCTACACGGCTGCAAACGCTTGAATCTGCGGCCAGCGCTGAAGATTTCGGCACGGTCGCGCATGAAGCACATGCCATCAAAGGCAGCTGCGGTACCATCGCGGCACACGCCAACATGCAACGGATGCAAGCGCTGGAATACGCCGCTCGCCAAGGTGATGGCGCAACGGTTGCGGAAATCTGGATGGCGTGTATGGGGGAAATGCAGAGGCTGTTACAAGACTTGCATGTGGAATATGAAAATCTGCGGCGGCACGGCGACGATCCTGCACGTTAA
- a CDS encoding YchJ family protein, which translates to MTPSKVLSAALPCPCGNKLAYADCCGAFHAGEAAPTPEKLMRSRYAAYVLQLAPYLLQTWAEATRPATLDFAEDGAVKWLGLEIKHAQAQGDDGLVEFVARYKSGGRATRMHETSRFKREPDGRWYYVDGDMHEK; encoded by the coding sequence ATGACACCTTCCAAAGTTCTCTCCGCTGCCCTGCCTTGTCCTTGCGGTAACAAACTGGCTTATGCCGATTGTTGTGGCGCGTTCCACGCAGGCGAAGCCGCGCCTACGCCAGAAAAACTGATGCGCTCGCGTTACGCCGCTTATGTATTGCAGTTAGCGCCTTATCTATTGCAAACCTGGGCCGAGGCAACGCGACCAGCGACGCTGGATTTTGCCGAGGATGGCGCGGTGAAATGGCTCGGTCTGGAGATCAAACACGCGCAAGCGCAGGGCGACGATGGGCTGGTTGAATTTGTTGCTCGCTACAAAAGCGGTGGCCGTGCAACACGCATGCATGAAACCAGCCGCTTCAAACGCGAGCCGGATGGCCGTTGGTACTATGTAGATGGCGACATGCACGAGAAGTGA
- a CDS encoding TetR/AcrR family transcriptional regulator, whose translation MAESARAVETSTRILDAAELLFVEHGFDATSMRLITQAAGVNIAAVNYYFGSKDGLFKAVFERRAEPFVRLFVGHLDRLERDVANPSAQQVVEAFVNAACELGRDTTLGGLIFVRLLARTFVEPHPVLKESMPRRYSELTRRYTTALVKALPHLGEAEVHWRFHFLANAMFNAFAGTNVLRLFMAQPIVNARDPQMVARMLVPFVVAGLDAAAADPSLNNANN comes from the coding sequence ATGGCCGAGTCCGCCCGGGCTGTCGAAACATCGACCCGTATTCTTGATGCCGCCGAGCTTCTGTTCGTCGAGCACGGCTTTGATGCCACTTCCATGCGTTTGATCACGCAAGCCGCCGGCGTCAATATCGCCGCCGTTAACTACTATTTCGGCTCCAAAGATGGCCTGTTCAAGGCAGTTTTTGAGCGTCGCGCCGAGCCTTTCGTGCGACTGTTCGTCGGACACCTGGATCGCCTTGAGCGCGATGTCGCCAATCCGTCGGCACAGCAAGTGGTTGAAGCCTTTGTAAACGCCGCCTGTGAACTGGGTCGCGATACTACCTTGGGCGGTTTGATCTTTGTGCGTTTGCTGGCTCGTACGTTTGTGGAGCCGCATCCGGTACTTAAAGAAAGCATGCCGCGCCGCTACAGCGAACTCACTCGTCGATACACCACTGCCTTGGTCAAAGCCCTGCCACATCTGGGCGAAGCCGAGGTGCACTGGCGTTTCCATTTCCTGGCCAACGCCATGTTCAACGCGTTTGCCGGTACCAACGTACTGCGTCTGTTTATGGCGCAACCCATCGTCAATGCGCGTGACCCGCAAATGGTCGCCCGCATGCTCGTTCCTTTTGTCGTAGCAGGCCTGGACGCGGCTGCCGCCGATCCATCCCTGAATAATGCAAATAATTGA
- a CDS encoding HlyD family efflux transporter periplasmic adaptor subunit, whose amino-acid sequence MQQLNVHTVGGVVQTAQSLMEIVPDDTLEVEASVDNKDIGFVDAGQEAIIKIETFPYTRYGYLTGTVIKVSNDASQDKKLGLVYPARVTLPTSRIHVDNKWVNLTPGMAVTVEVKTGRRRVAEYFLSPLIEYASESLRER is encoded by the coding sequence GTGCAGCAACTGAACGTGCATACCGTCGGCGGCGTGGTGCAAACCGCCCAGTCGCTCATGGAAATCGTCCCCGACGACACGCTGGAAGTGGAAGCCAGCGTCGACAACAAGGACATCGGGTTCGTGGACGCCGGGCAGGAAGCCATCATCAAGATCGAAACCTTCCCCTACACCCGCTACGGCTACCTCACCGGCACCGTCATCAAAGTCAGCAACGACGCATCACAAGACAAGAAGTTAGGTCTGGTTTATCCCGCCCGCGTCACCCTGCCGACCAGCCGCATTCATGTAGACAACAAATGGGTGAACCTGACCCCGGGGATGGCGGTGACGGTGGAAGTCAAAACCGGACGCAGACGCGTGGCGGAGTATTTCCTGAGTCCGCTGATTGAATATGCGAGTGAGAGTTTGCGGGAAAGATAA
- a CDS encoding branched-chain amino acid ABC transporter substrate-binding protein, translating to MTIARYSLIAAAILGLAACGKQEPAQSDTASAPAASAAAASTDTSGGAVTVKIGHAAPLTGNIAHLGKDNEDGVKLAIDEINAAGGADIGGKKVKFEMDSEDDQADPKTATTVAQRFVDEKVVGVIGHLNSGTTIPASKIYSDAGIPQISPSATAVAYTAQGFKTAFRVMANDAQQGKVLGEYAVQKLGAKKIAIVDDRTAYGQGLADEFEKAAKAAGGDVVKREFTTNQETDFNAILTSIKGTKPDLIFYGGMDAQAAPLKKQAKKLGISAKVMGGDGTQTPELIKLAGEDSEGMVSSSPGQPKDQLPGGKEFLDKFKKTFGMEVQLYAPYCYDAVKVMVEAMKKAGSTEPAKYLPELAKIDYQGVTGPITFDEKGDIKNGAITIYTVKGGKWEVLEIVGGAK from the coding sequence ATGACCATCGCGCGTTACAGCCTGATTGCTGCAGCCATTCTTGGTCTTGCCGCATGTGGCAAGCAGGAACCGGCTCAATCCGACACTGCTTCGGCACCTGCTGCTTCTGCTGCAGCCGCTTCCACCGACACCTCTGGCGGCGCCGTTACCGTCAAGATCGGCCACGCTGCGCCGCTAACCGGCAATATCGCCCACTTGGGTAAAGACAACGAAGACGGCGTGAAGCTGGCGATTGATGAAATCAACGCCGCTGGCGGTGCAGATATCGGCGGCAAAAAGGTCAAGTTCGAGATGGATTCGGAAGATGACCAGGCCGATCCGAAAACCGCCACCACCGTGGCTCAACGTTTTGTCGATGAAAAAGTGGTTGGCGTGATCGGTCACTTGAACTCCGGCACCACTATCCCGGCATCCAAGATTTACTCTGACGCTGGCATCCCGCAAATCTCCCCATCCGCCACTGCCGTGGCCTACACCGCCCAAGGCTTCAAAACCGCCTTCCGCGTGATGGCTAACGATGCCCAACAAGGCAAGGTGCTGGGCGAATACGCAGTGCAAAAACTGGGCGCGAAGAAAATCGCCATTGTTGATGACCGCACCGCTTACGGCCAGGGTCTGGCCGACGAATTCGAAAAAGCCGCCAAAGCCGCCGGTGGCGACGTGGTGAAGCGCGAATTCACCACCAACCAGGAAACCGACTTCAACGCGATCCTGACCTCGATCAAAGGCACCAAACCTGACCTGATCTTCTACGGCGGCATGGACGCACAAGCTGCGCCGCTGAAGAAACAAGCCAAGAAACTGGGCATCAGCGCCAAGGTCATGGGCGGCGACGGCACCCAAACACCAGAACTGATCAAACTGGCTGGCGAAGACTCCGAAGGCATGGTGTCGTCCTCCCCAGGTCAACCGAAAGACCAACTGCCCGGCGGCAAGGAATTCCTGGACAAGTTCAAGAAGACCTTCGGCATGGAAGTGCAACTGTACGCACCGTACTGCTATGACGCTGTGAAGGTGATGGTTGAAGCCATGAAGAAAGCCGGCTCCACCGAACCGGCCAAGTACCTGCCAGAACTGGCCAAGATCGACTACCAGGGCGTAACCGGCCCGATCACCTTTGACGAAAAAGGTGACATCAAAAACGGCGCGATCACCATTTACACCGTGAAGGGTGGCAAGTGGGAAGTGCTTGAGATCGTGGGCGGCGCGAAGTAA
- the coaBC gene encoding bifunctional phosphopantothenoylcysteine decarboxylase/phosphopantothenate--cysteine ligase CoaBC produces MKQTQKRIVLGVTGGVAAYKAAELTRLMIKAGWDVQVVLTQAGAAFVTPVTFQALSCNTVFTDQWDARIGNNMPHIDLSRGADAIVVAPATADLMAKVANGLCDDLLSTMIAARDCPLLVAPAMNKQMWENKPNQRNVAQLKADGVIVLGPDAGDQACGEVGMGRMLEPAAIMQALEAFFQPKLLRGKRVLITAGATFERIDAVRGITNTSSGKMGFAVARAALEAGAEVTLVAGETAQPTPFGSRRINVQSAHEMLDAVEREVAHTDIFISVAAVADYHVVNQSEHKIKKDSPTLTLELAANPDILAQVASRKYAPFCVGFAAESEKLLEHAQAKRKRKHLPLLVANLVQDAMGADDNEVILLDDAGEHRLPRAPKLEVARQLIAHLAHLYQTTLEGKQK; encoded by the coding sequence ATGAAACAAACTCAAAAACGCATCGTGCTCGGCGTAACGGGCGGAGTAGCTGCTTATAAAGCGGCCGAATTGACACGGCTGATGATCAAAGCCGGTTGGGATGTCCAGGTGGTGCTGACCCAGGCGGGCGCGGCATTTGTCACGCCCGTTACGTTCCAGGCTCTATCGTGCAACACCGTGTTTACCGATCAGTGGGATGCCCGCATCGGTAATAACATGCCCCACATTGATCTGAGCCGCGGTGCCGATGCCATTGTGGTGGCACCAGCTACAGCCGATCTGATGGCCAAAGTGGCCAACGGCCTGTGTGATGATTTGTTGTCGACCATGATCGCCGCACGCGATTGCCCGTTGCTGGTGGCTCCGGCCATGAACAAGCAGATGTGGGAAAACAAACCCAATCAACGCAATGTGGCGCAACTCAAAGCCGATGGCGTAATCGTGCTGGGTCCGGATGCGGGCGACCAGGCGTGTGGCGAAGTTGGCATGGGCCGCATGCTGGAGCCCGCCGCCATCATGCAAGCGCTGGAAGCGTTTTTTCAGCCCAAGCTGCTGCGGGGCAAGCGCGTGTTGATTACCGCGGGTGCAACGTTTGAGCGCATCGATGCAGTACGCGGCATTACCAATACCAGTTCCGGCAAGATGGGTTTTGCCGTGGCCCGCGCCGCGCTGGAAGCCGGGGCCGAGGTGACGCTGGTCGCTGGCGAAACCGCCCAGCCAACGCCTTTCGGTAGCCGCCGCATTAATGTGCAAAGCGCGCATGAAATGCTGGATGCGGTCGAGCGCGAGGTTGCGCACACTGACATTTTCATCAGCGTGGCGGCGGTGGCTGACTATCATGTGGTCAACCAGTCCGAACACAAAATCAAAAAAGATTCGCCCACGCTCACGCTGGAACTGGCAGCCAATCCGGATATCCTGGCGCAAGTGGCGAGCCGTAAATATGCGCCGTTCTGCGTCGGTTTTGCCGCAGAATCAGAAAAACTGCTGGAACACGCGCAGGCCAAGCGCAAGCGCAAACATCTGCCATTGCTGGTGGCGAACCTGGTGCAAGACGCCATGGGCGCTGACGATAACGAGGTCATTTTGCTGGACGACGCGGGCGAGCATCGCCTGCCGCGTGCACCCAAGCTGGAGGTGGCCCGCCAGCTGATCGCGCATCTTGCGCATCTTTACCAAACAACGCTTGAGGGGAAGCAAAAATGA